The following proteins come from a genomic window of Nostoc sp. ATCC 53789:
- a CDS encoding SDR family oxidoreductase, whose protein sequence is MKILVTGTEGYLGSLLPPLLIERGHEVIGLDTGFYKVGWLYNANGVTPKTLNKDIRNITPDDLEGVEAIVHMAELSNDPAGQLAPNITYEINHIGSVRLASLAKAMGVRRFVYMSSCSVYGVATAGDVTEESPINPQTAYAECKTLVERDVTPLADDDFSPTFMRNATAFGASPRMRFDIVLNNLAGLAWTSKQIKMTSDGTPWRPLVHALDICKAIVCALEAPRDIVHNQIFNVGDTANNYRVKEIAEIIADIFPDCKLSFGDNGSDNRSYRVSFEKINTILPGFKCDWNARLGAQQLFDLFSQIDMAEDTFLFRGFTRLKQLEYLIRTEQIDKDFFWNKK, encoded by the coding sequence ATGAAAATATTAGTAACTGGAACAGAAGGCTATCTAGGTTCATTATTACCGCCTCTGTTAATTGAACGTGGACATGAAGTTATCGGTCTAGATACCGGCTTCTATAAAGTTGGTTGGCTATACAACGCTAATGGCGTAACACCTAAAACTCTTAACAAAGATATCCGCAACATCACCCCTGATGATTTGGAAGGTGTTGAAGCAATAGTTCACATGGCGGAACTTTCTAACGACCCAGCCGGACAATTAGCACCCAATATTACCTACGAAATTAATCATATAGGTTCAGTTCGTCTCGCTAGCCTAGCTAAGGCTATGGGTGTGCGTCGGTTTGTATATATGTCTTCGTGCAGTGTCTACGGTGTTGCTACCGCAGGTGATGTTACAGAAGAATCCCCAATTAATCCCCAAACAGCCTACGCAGAGTGCAAAACTCTAGTAGAACGGGATGTCACACCACTAGCTGACGATGATTTCTCTCCCACCTTTATGCGGAATGCCACAGCCTTTGGTGCTTCTCCCAGAATGCGCTTTGATATTGTTTTAAACAACTTAGCTGGGTTGGCATGGACTAGCAAACAAATCAAAATGACCAGTGATGGTACGCCTTGGCGGCCATTAGTCCACGCACTGGATATTTGCAAAGCAATAGTCTGTGCTTTAGAAGCACCACGAGATATTGTACATAACCAAATCTTCAACGTGGGAGACACAGCAAACAACTATCGTGTCAAAGAAATCGCGGAAATTATTGCTGATATTTTCCCAGATTGTAAATTGTCCTTTGGTGACAATGGCTCAGATAACCGCAGCTATCGGGTATCCTTCGAGAAAATCAACACAATTCTCCCCGGATTTAAATGTGATTGGAATGCCCGACTTGGTGCCCAGCAGCTATTTGATTTATTTAGTCAAATAGATATGGCAGAAGACACTTTCTTATTTAGAGGATTTACTCGCTTAAAACAGCTAGAGTATCTAATCCGTACCGAGCAAATTGACAAAGATTTCTTCTGGAATAAAAAGTAG
- a CDS encoding class I SAM-dependent methyltransferase: protein MTNAKCRFSGQPLHQTFIDLGMSPLANAYLTAEQLNHAEKFYPLHAYVSEDTLLVQLEQFETPDHIFSDYAYFSSYSVSWLKHVKAYTDMMIEKFGFNHHNQVIEIASNDGYLLQYFVEKGIPVLGIEPAANIAKIAQDRGIPSINKFFGVETAKELVIQGKLADLLIGNNVLAHVPDLNDFIAGMKLILKPNGILTMEFPHILQLIQQNQFDTIYHEHFSYFSFLTIEKIFAAHNLQLFDVEELSTHGGSLRIYAKHDDADSPNISDRVSHLKAKEIAAGLHRIETYITFGEKVKQTKHKLLNFLLGAKAEGKSIVGYGAPAKGNTLLNYCGIGKDFIDYTVDCNPYKQDLFLPGTHIPIFEPDKIRETKPDYVLILPWNLKEEIMEQMAFIGEWGGQFVVPIPEVKIYPSPIPDRLLIAS from the coding sequence ATGACGAATGCAAAATGTCGTTTCAGTGGTCAACCTCTGCACCAAACCTTTATTGATTTAGGAATGTCACCTTTAGCCAATGCTTATCTGACAGCAGAACAGCTAAATCATGCCGAAAAATTTTATCCACTCCATGCTTATGTCTCTGAAGACACTCTTTTAGTTCAATTAGAACAATTTGAAACTCCCGATCATATTTTTAGCGATTACGCTTACTTTTCTTCTTACTCAGTAAGTTGGCTAAAACACGTCAAAGCTTACACCGATATGATGATAGAGAAATTTGGCTTTAATCATCATAATCAAGTTATTGAGATTGCCAGCAACGATGGCTACCTACTGCAATATTTTGTAGAAAAGGGAATCCCAGTTTTAGGAATAGAACCAGCCGCAAATATAGCTAAGATAGCTCAAGATAGAGGTATTCCTAGTATCAACAAGTTTTTTGGGGTTGAGACTGCCAAAGAACTTGTGATACAAGGAAAACTAGCCGATCTTTTGATAGGCAATAATGTTTTAGCTCATGTACCAGATTTAAATGATTTCATCGCTGGAATGAAACTCATCCTCAAACCGAATGGTATTTTGACGATGGAGTTTCCTCACATTTTGCAATTGATTCAACAAAATCAATTTGATACTATTTATCACGAGCATTTTTCTTACTTCTCATTTCTGACTATCGAAAAGATTTTTGCAGCACACAATTTGCAACTTTTTGATGTGGAAGAATTATCAACTCATGGCGGTTCACTAAGAATTTATGCCAAACATGACGATGCTGATAGTCCTAACATCAGTGACCGAGTTAGCCATCTAAAAGCAAAAGAAATTGCTGCTGGACTGCATCGGATAGAGACTTATATTACATTTGGTGAAAAAGTCAAACAAACAAAGCATAAGCTATTAAATTTCCTTTTGGGTGCAAAAGCAGAGGGGAAATCAATTGTTGGTTATGGCGCACCAGCCAAAGGCAATACATTGCTTAATTACTGTGGGATTGGGAAAGATTTTATCGATTACACAGTCGATTGCAACCCTTACAAACAAGACTTATTTTTGCCTGGGACTCATATTCCCATCTTTGAACCAGACAAAATCCGCGAAACTAAACCAGATTATGTCCTAATTTTACCTTGGAATCTCAAAGAGGAAATTATGGAGCAAATGGCATTTATTGGCGAGTGGGGTGGACAGTTCGTTGTACCAATTCCTGAAGTAAAAATCTATCCGTCTCCTATTCCGGATAGGCTTTTAATAGCGTCGTAA
- the rfbF gene encoding glucose-1-phosphate cytidylyltransferase: MKAVILAGGLGTRLSEETSIRPKPMVEIGGKPILWHIMKTYSAHGINDFIICCGYKGYIIKEYFANYFLHMSDVTFDMRFNQMNVHSGYAEPWRVTLVNTGDNTMTGGRLKRIREHLGNDTFCFTYGDGVSNINITELVKFHKEQNTLGTLTAVQPAGRFGAISLGYEQTKITSFREKPEGDGAWINGGYFVLEPEVINLIADDSTVWEQEPLEKLADMEQLSAFKHDGFWQPMDTLRDKNYLEGLWKNNQAPWKAW, encoded by the coding sequence ATGAAAGCGGTGATTTTGGCTGGTGGTCTTGGTACACGCCTCAGTGAAGAAACTAGTATCAGACCCAAGCCGATGGTTGAGATTGGTGGTAAGCCAATTCTCTGGCACATAATGAAGACTTACTCCGCCCACGGCATTAATGACTTCATAATTTGTTGCGGTTACAAAGGTTACATAATTAAGGAGTATTTTGCTAACTACTTCTTACACATGTCAGATGTTACCTTTGATATGCGATTTAACCAGATGAACGTGCATTCTGGTTATGCAGAACCCTGGCGTGTTACCTTAGTCAATACGGGTGATAATACCATGACAGGTGGACGCTTAAAGCGAATCAGAGAACATCTTGGGAATGATACCTTTTGCTTTACTTATGGTGATGGTGTAAGTAATATTAATATCACCGAGCTAGTGAAGTTTCACAAAGAGCAAAATACATTAGGAACCCTCACTGCGGTTCAACCAGCTGGACGTTTTGGAGCCATTTCTTTGGGATATGAGCAAACTAAAATTACCAGCTTTCGGGAAAAACCTGAAGGTGATGGAGCTTGGATTAATGGCGGTTATTTTGTGTTAGAACCAGAAGTAATCAATTTGATTGCTGATGACTCTACAGTATGGGAGCAAGAGCCATTAGAAAAGCTAGCTGATATGGAACAACTATCTGCTTTTAAACATGATGGTTTTTGGCAACCGATGGATACTTTACGCGATAAAAACTATCTAGAGGGGCTATGGAAAAACAATCAGGCTCCTTGGAAGGCATGGTAG
- a CDS encoding glycosyltransferase, translating to MKIALVHDYLTQRGGAERVFELLCKRYPEADIFTSLYDPQKTIDLGDRIVNTTFLQKIPGAAKYFRSMAPLYFPAFRSLDLQDYDLIISSSTSFAKAVRKNPNAHHICFCHNVTRFLWDTATYLREYGDYRYFAPLIEQVFQVMRKVDLKYAQEPDLYIANSSVVARRIENIYGKKAMMVNYPIDTSKFVFSDIKDEYYLASARMISYKRLDIIVEAFNWLGWHLLISGDGPELERLKSKALKNIVFLGHVSDRTRKDLFSKAKSIIVAALEDYGLVPVEANASGTPVIAYGAGGVLDTQIPGETGVFFKRQTPESLQIALQEANGISWDYDRIRNHAVANFSENAFFGKVEQIINQACGGHQIFI from the coding sequence ATGAAAATTGCTCTAGTCCATGATTATTTAACCCAGCGAGGTGGGGCAGAGCGTGTATTTGAACTGCTTTGTAAGCGTTATCCTGAAGCAGACATTTTCACATCTCTGTACGATCCTCAAAAAACTATTGATCTAGGCGATCGCATCGTCAACACAACCTTCTTACAAAAAATCCCTGGTGCAGCAAAGTATTTCAGGTCAATGGCTCCTCTATATTTTCCTGCCTTTCGCTCCTTGGATCTGCAAGACTACGATCTAATTATTAGCAGTAGCACCAGTTTTGCCAAAGCAGTACGAAAAAACCCCAACGCCCACCACATTTGCTTTTGCCATAACGTCACCCGTTTCTTATGGGATACAGCAACCTATTTAAGAGAATACGGAGACTATAGATATTTTGCACCTTTAATTGAACAAGTATTTCAAGTAATGAGAAAGGTAGACCTGAAATATGCACAGGAACCTGACCTTTACATTGCTAATTCTAGTGTTGTTGCCCGCCGTATTGAAAATATTTATGGCAAAAAGGCAATGATGGTAAACTATCCAATTGATACTAGTAAATTTGTTTTTTCAGATATAAAAGATGAATATTATCTGGCTTCAGCCCGGATGATTAGCTATAAACGCCTTGATATAATAGTCGAAGCTTTTAACTGGCTAGGATGGCACTTATTAATATCAGGTGACGGGCCAGAACTAGAACGGTTAAAATCTAAAGCATTAAAAAATATTGTGTTCTTGGGACACGTAAGTGATAGAACCCGCAAAGACTTGTTTTCCAAAGCCAAGTCTATTATTGTCGCAGCCTTAGAAGATTACGGGTTAGTTCCAGTAGAGGCAAATGCTAGCGGCACACCAGTTATCGCTTATGGTGCTGGTGGAGTACTAGATACTCAAATACCAGGTGAAACAGGAGTCTTTTTCAAAAGACAAACACCCGAATCTCTACAAATTGCATTACAAGAAGCCAATGGCATCTCTTGGGATTACGATCGCATCCGTAATCATGCAGTAGCAAACTTCTCAGAAAATGCCTTCTTTGGGAAAGTTGAGCAAATTATTAACCAAGCTTGTGGCGGACATCAAATATTCATTTGA
- a CDS encoding glycosyltransferase family 2 protein yields MNKLLTIAIPTYNRARLLDKQLTWLAQAIKGFEDECEILVSDNCSTDNTQEVIQKWQAILNNITFKSNKNLKNLGVVKNIMYCLKSTTTKYVWTIGDDDPIQDRAIAYVISKLRQHEDLSLLFLNFSGRNQITGEPVHPPKIVGNRWFDVDSEDGKGDGKAIFEHCFSKSVGAVIFLTATVYRTDLVKRALQDWQDAENNWISLAYLAGYCAANGSVIVTKETFLECIVGVSYWQKEPQSALLMQYKHIPEVILKLEQSGYSKQFCRRMLLQNGKEVNLKVFLGALRRWPMSAIKTVVPFLALVSLCAFDMMVSKEFGLAESSEISTEEVRTYKP; encoded by the coding sequence ATGAATAAACTCCTGACTATTGCCATACCCACTTATAATCGTGCCAGATTACTTGATAAACAGCTAACATGGTTAGCTCAAGCTATCAAAGGTTTTGAAGATGAATGTGAGATTTTAGTATCTGATAATTGTTCAACAGATAATACTCAAGAGGTAATCCAAAAATGGCAAGCGATACTTAACAATATTACATTTAAATCAAATAAGAATTTAAAGAATTTAGGCGTAGTTAAAAATATTATGTATTGCCTAAAGTCTACAACAACAAAATATGTTTGGACAATTGGCGATGATGACCCAATTCAAGATAGAGCAATTGCTTATGTAATTAGCAAACTCAGACAACACGAAGATTTATCATTATTGTTCCTCAACTTTTCCGGTCGTAACCAAATTACTGGTGAACCAGTTCATCCACCAAAAATAGTTGGAAATCGCTGGTTTGATGTTGATAGTGAAGATGGTAAGGGTGATGGTAAAGCCATATTTGAACATTGTTTTTCAAAAAGTGTCGGTGCAGTCATTTTTCTGACTGCTACAGTCTATCGCACTGACTTAGTAAAACGCGCTCTACAAGATTGGCAAGATGCTGAGAATAACTGGATATCTTTAGCATATTTAGCCGGATATTGTGCTGCTAATGGGAGTGTAATTGTCACTAAAGAGACTTTTTTAGAATGTATTGTTGGTGTCAGTTATTGGCAGAAAGAACCACAATCAGCACTGTTAATGCAATACAAACACATCCCCGAAGTGATTTTGAAATTAGAGCAAAGTGGATATTCTAAACAATTTTGTAGGCGGATGCTTTTGCAGAATGGTAAAGAAGTCAACTTAAAAGTTTTCTTGGGTGCTTTAAGAAGATGGCCGATGTCCGCCATCAAAACAGTAGTTCCATTTTTGGCTTTAGTCAGCTTATGTGCTTTTGATATGATGGTTTCTAAAGAATTTGGTTTAGCAGAATCAAGCGAAATATCTACTGAAGAAGTACGTACCTATAAGCCATAA
- a CDS encoding phytanoyl-CoA dioxygenase codes for MFDAIKRKIATLSSDFEYYLARWKHSKNLPALAGSDRNILKTLKKDGVCVTNLADLGFDSSSELLKAAHHQLLQMENPTNEHLDERLPQIYTVTGLPEFYAWGVEKRLLNIIENYIGLPIAFHGVHLRKDFKSKYQFGTLLWHSDAEDRRIIKIIIYLNDVEEKTGPFQYIPRSLTSLFSWNYFRLYYKLWKSGYMGIDDEQVKPVIPKSAWKSCPGPAGTVIIVDTKNALHHGTVRTEDRSTLFFCYTANPPERPDLCTQYWDDTYPRVELQSASDAVKVSN; via the coding sequence ATGTTCGACGCGATTAAACGCAAAATAGCTACACTCTCATCTGACTTTGAATATTACCTAGCTCGTTGGAAGCATAGCAAAAATCTGCCAGCATTAGCAGGAAGCGATCGCAACATCCTTAAGACTCTCAAAAAAGATGGTGTTTGCGTCACCAATTTGGCAGATTTAGGGTTCGACTCTAGCTCCGAACTGCTCAAAGCTGCTCACCATCAATTGCTTCAGATGGAAAATCCCACCAATGAGCATCTAGATGAAAGGTTGCCACAAATTTATACAGTTACAGGTTTACCAGAATTTTATGCCTGGGGGGTAGAGAAAAGGCTACTCAACATCATCGAAAATTATATCGGTCTTCCTATTGCTTTTCATGGTGTACATTTACGCAAAGATTTCAAGAGCAAATATCAGTTTGGGACACTACTATGGCATAGTGATGCAGAAGACCGACGGATTATCAAAATCATTATTTACTTGAATGATGTAGAAGAAAAAACTGGGCCTTTTCAATACATCCCCCGCTCTCTAACTTCCTTATTTAGTTGGAATTATTTTCGACTTTACTACAAACTTTGGAAGTCAGGCTATATGGGTATCGATGATGAACAAGTAAAGCCAGTCATCCCCAAATCAGCTTGGAAATCCTGCCCAGGGCCAGCAGGTACAGTCATTATTGTAGATACGAAAAATGCCTTACATCACGGCACAGTTCGTACAGAAGACCGCTCAACACTATTCTTTTGTTACACCGCTAATCCTCCTGAACGGCCAGACCTCTGCACCCAATACTGGGATGATACTTATCCCAGAGTAGAGTTACAGTCTGCATCAGATGCAGTTAAAGTTTCGAATTAA
- the rfbC gene encoding dTDP-4-dehydrorhamnose 3,5-epimerase — protein MIFTATELKDAFIIDLEEKPDHRGFFARSFCAQEFEAHGLKPTVAQCNLSFNYKKGTIRGMHYQILPAAETKLIRCTKGAIYDVIIDMRPESPSFLSHIGVELTPENRRALYVPEMFAHGYQALTDETEVVYQVGEFYTPGYERGLRYDDPFFAIDWPLDVTEISEKDLSWPLLRMMTVGGTSR, from the coding sequence ATGATTTTCACCGCAACCGAACTCAAAGACGCATTCATTATTGACTTAGAAGAAAAGCCAGACCACCGTGGTTTTTTTGCTCGGTCTTTCTGCGCTCAAGAATTTGAAGCCCACGGATTAAAGCCAACAGTTGCCCAATGCAACCTGTCTTTTAACTACAAAAAAGGCACTATCCGGGGAATGCACTATCAAATTCTGCCAGCAGCAGAAACAAAATTAATTCGCTGTACTAAAGGCGCTATTTATGACGTAATTATTGATATGCGTCCTGAATCTCCTAGCTTTTTATCACACATTGGGGTTGAACTAACACCAGAAAACCGCCGCGCTTTGTATGTTCCAGAAATGTTTGCTCACGGCTATCAAGCACTGACTGATGAAACTGAAGTGGTATATCAAGTTGGTGAATTTTACACGCCAGGGTATGAGAGAGGTTTACGCTATGATGACCCATTCTTTGCCATTGATTGGCCTCTAGATGTGACTGAAATCTCTGAGAAAGATTTGAGTTGGCCTTTGTTGAGAATGATGACTGTTGGTGGTACTTCTAGATAA
- the lhgO gene encoding L-2-hydroxyglutarate oxidase: MYDFAIIGGGIVGLSTALALGKRYPNARILVLEKESQWAFHQTGNNSGVIHSGIYYKPGSFKAKFCRDGSRSMVEFCQEHGIEHEVCGKVIVATEEQELPRLENLYQRGLDNGIEVKRISPEEVREIEPHVKCVGGLRVFSTGIVNYKQVCLKYAQLIQQQGGDLHLNTKVLKISPSGKNQVLETNKGNFATRFVINCTGLHSDRTAKLGKVEPQAKIVPFRGEYYELTPEKRYLVKTLIYPVPNPDFPFLGVHFTRMIDGSVHAGPNAVLSLKREGYKKTDFDLRDFLEVVTYPGFWKLAAKHADEGIQEIIRSFSKAAFTRSLQKLIPEVQAEDLVPTHAGVRAQALMNDGKLVDDFLIVSGQNSIHVCNAPSPAATSSLEIGKALVAEIPQPSHLDIAVTA; this comes from the coding sequence ATGTATGATTTTGCGATTATAGGTGGGGGAATAGTTGGACTCTCTACAGCATTGGCTTTAGGAAAACGCTATCCCAATGCGCGTATTTTAGTACTAGAAAAAGAGAGCCAATGGGCATTTCACCAAACCGGCAATAATAGCGGGGTAATTCATTCTGGTATTTACTACAAACCAGGGAGTTTCAAAGCTAAATTTTGTCGTGATGGTTCTCGCTCTATGGTAGAGTTTTGCCAAGAGCATGGAATAGAACATGAAGTTTGTGGTAAAGTCATTGTTGCGACAGAAGAACAAGAACTACCACGTCTAGAAAATCTCTACCAACGCGGCTTAGACAATGGTATAGAAGTTAAGAGAATCAGCCCCGAAGAAGTCAGGGAAATTGAACCTCACGTAAAATGCGTAGGTGGGCTTCGGGTATTCTCAACTGGGATTGTTAATTACAAGCAAGTTTGTTTGAAATATGCCCAGCTAATTCAACAACAGGGTGGAGATTTGCATCTCAATACAAAAGTTCTGAAAATCTCGCCAAGTGGTAAAAATCAGGTACTAGAAACAAACAAAGGCAACTTTGCAACCCGCTTTGTAATTAATTGTACGGGATTGCATAGCGATCGCACCGCCAAATTAGGTAAAGTTGAACCTCAAGCCAAAATCGTCCCATTTCGGGGAGAATACTACGAACTCACCCCAGAAAAACGCTATCTCGTCAAGACACTAATTTATCCAGTTCCCAATCCCGATTTTCCCTTCCTGGGTGTCCACTTTACCCGGATGATTGATGGTAGCGTTCACGCAGGGCCAAACGCGGTTCTATCCCTCAAACGCGAAGGTTACAAAAAAACCGACTTTGATTTACGAGATTTTCTTGAAGTCGTCACCTATCCAGGTTTCTGGAAATTGGCAGCCAAACACGCTGATGAAGGCATCCAAGAAATCATTCGTTCCTTTAGTAAAGCAGCCTTCACCAGAAGTTTGCAAAAACTAATTCCCGAAGTCCAAGCAGAAGACTTAGTTCCCACCCACGCAGGAGTTCGCGCTCAAGCCTTAATGAACGACGGCAAACTTGTAGACGACTTTTTGATTGTTTCCGGTCAAAACTCCATCCATGTTTGCAATGCTCCTTCTCCAGCTGCCACATCTTCTCTAGAAATCGGCAAAGCGCTTGTAGCAGAAATTCCCCAACCCTCGCATCTAGATATTGCAGTAACTGCATAG
- a CDS encoding Gfo/Idh/MocA family oxidoreductase, translating into MIIIDRALQARAAAGNPIKVGMIGAGFMGRGIANQIVNSVPGMELVAISNRKIDAAKQAYSEAGIEDIQVVATVSELEDAIANGKYAVTEDAKLLCRAEGIEAIIEVTGAVEFGAHIVMEAIAHCKHVIMMNAELDGTIGPILKVYADKAGVILSACDGDQPGVQMNLYRFVKSIGLTPLLCGNIKGLQDPYRNPTTQEGFAKRWGQKPHMVASFADGTKISFEQAIVANATGMKVAKRGMLGYDFNGYVEEMTHLYDVEQLKELGGIVDYVVGAKPGPGVYVFATHDDPKQRHYLNLYKLGEGPLYSFYTPYHLCHFEVPLSVARAVLFGDAVMSPLAGPLVDVVTTAKIDLKAGETLDGIGYYMTYGQCENSNIVQQQNLLPIGLAEGCRLKRDINKDQVLTYEDVELPEGRLCDQLRTEQNNYFAPEKILVAVG; encoded by the coding sequence ATGATTATTATCGATCGCGCCTTACAAGCCCGTGCAGCAGCAGGAAATCCTATCAAAGTGGGAATGATCGGTGCTGGTTTTATGGGTCGAGGAATTGCCAACCAAATTGTCAATTCAGTGCCAGGAATGGAGTTAGTTGCTATCTCCAATCGCAAGATTGATGCAGCTAAACAAGCTTATTCGGAAGCAGGAATTGAAGATATTCAAGTTGTTGCAACTGTCAGCGAATTAGAAGATGCGATCGCAAACGGTAAGTATGCAGTCACAGAAGACGCTAAGTTACTGTGTCGGGCTGAGGGCATCGAGGCCATAATCGAAGTCACAGGTGCAGTGGAATTTGGCGCTCACATCGTAATGGAAGCGATCGCTCATTGCAAGCATGTGATCATGATGAATGCCGAACTCGACGGCACCATTGGCCCAATCCTCAAAGTCTATGCTGACAAAGCAGGTGTGATTCTCAGCGCCTGTGATGGCGATCAGCCAGGGGTGCAAATGAACCTCTACCGCTTTGTAAAAAGCATTGGTTTAACTCCCTTATTGTGCGGTAACATTAAAGGACTCCAAGACCCCTATCGCAATCCCACCACCCAGGAAGGATTTGCTAAACGTTGGGGTCAAAAGCCCCACATGGTGGCTAGCTTCGCTGACGGAACCAAAATTTCCTTTGAGCAAGCGATCGTTGCCAATGCCACAGGGATGAAAGTCGCCAAACGGGGAATGTTGGGATATGACTTCAACGGTTATGTCGAGGAAATGACCCATTTATATGATGTTGAACAACTCAAAGAACTGGGTGGTATTGTCGATTATGTAGTTGGAGCAAAACCAGGCCCAGGCGTATATGTATTTGCCACTCACGACGACCCCAAGCAACGCCACTATCTCAACTTATACAAATTAGGCGAAGGCCCACTTTACAGCTTCTATACTCCTTATCACCTCTGTCATTTTGAAGTTCCCTTGTCTGTAGCGCGTGCTGTCCTCTTCGGTGATGCCGTTATGTCTCCGCTAGCAGGCCCGTTAGTAGATGTTGTCACCACCGCCAAAATCGACCTGAAAGCTGGAGAAACCCTAGATGGCATCGGTTACTACATGACCTACGGACAATGTGAGAATTCCAATATCGTCCAACAGCAAAATCTCCTACCAATTGGTTTAGCTGAAGGATGTCGCCTGAAACGGGATATTAATAAGGATCAAGTTCTCACTTATGAGGATGTAGAATTACCTGAAGGCAGACTCTGCGACCAACTAAGAACTGAGCAAAACAATTATTTCGCCCCAGAAAAAATCTTGGTAGCAGTTGGGTAA
- a CDS encoding glycosyltransferase yields MSNKILSRIANTISFVSKKVQARINYAKTLQVVSLKPKQPSKGNVLLSYRIEPFLLKPGQPMPNDHTWYWEVWQIAQTFLDLGYNVDVIQFHNDKFVPQKHYAFFIDIRHRMEALAPKLNKDCIKIFHVDIANMVFRNAAECNRLLEVQQRKGVTLKPQRFEVPNLGIEYADCAIVLGNDFTTDTFKYANKPMYRIPISSPVVYPYPDKKDFEAVRKRFLWFGGSALVLKGLDLVLDAFAQMPEYHLTVCGPVSNDKEFEQAFYKELYETPNIHTYGWIDVSSPDFIEVTNNCLGLVYPSVSEGQSGAVISCLQAGLIPILSYESGVDVHDFGVIFDNLSLEEIKDKVRSISNLPVENLQMMSLKAWEYARANHTKEKFAQVYRNVVEQIIENHSQKKHTASTSSSKQPVTSNR; encoded by the coding sequence ATGTCAAATAAGATTCTATCTCGTATCGCTAATACTATATCTTTTGTTTCCAAAAAAGTTCAAGCTCGAATTAATTACGCGAAAACATTACAGGTTGTTTCTCTAAAGCCAAAACAACCTTCTAAGGGGAATGTACTTCTTTCTTATCGGATTGAGCCATTCCTCTTAAAACCTGGTCAGCCAATGCCTAATGACCATACTTGGTACTGGGAAGTTTGGCAAATAGCCCAAACTTTTTTAGACTTGGGCTATAACGTTGATGTTATCCAGTTCCACAATGATAAATTCGTTCCGCAAAAGCACTACGCATTTTTCATTGATATCCGTCATCGGATGGAAGCACTTGCACCAAAACTCAATAAAGATTGCATCAAAATTTTCCATGTTGACATTGCAAATATGGTGTTTCGCAATGCAGCCGAATGCAACAGGCTTTTAGAAGTACAACAGCGCAAAGGTGTAACCTTAAAACCACAGAGATTTGAGGTTCCTAACTTGGGAATTGAGTATGCCGATTGTGCTATTGTGTTGGGTAACGATTTCACAACTGATACATTCAAGTATGCCAACAAACCGATGTATCGTATCCCAATTTCTTCACCTGTCGTTTATCCCTATCCTGACAAGAAAGATTTTGAAGCAGTAAGAAAGCGTTTTTTGTGGTTTGGTGGTAGTGCTTTAGTCCTTAAAGGATTAGATTTAGTTTTAGATGCCTTTGCCCAAATGCCGGAATACCATTTAACAGTTTGTGGGCCGGTAAGTAATGACAAAGAATTTGAGCAAGCTTTCTATAAAGAACTGTACGAAACACCTAATATTCACACTTATGGGTGGATTGATGTTAGTAGCCCTGACTTTATAGAGGTTACAAATAACTGTTTAGGGCTGGTTTATCCTTCTGTTTCTGAAGGACAGTCAGGAGCGGTAATTAGTTGCTTACAAGCTGGGCTAATTCCCATTTTAAGCTACGAATCTGGTGTTGATGTTCATGATTTTGGTGTGATTTTTGATAACCTTTCCCTTGAAGAAATTAAAGACAAAGTTAGAAGTATTTCCAATTTGCCTGTTGAAAACTTACAGATGATGTCTCTGAAGGCTTGGGAATATGCAAGAGCAAATCATACCAAAGAAAAGTTTGCCCAAGTTTACAGAAATGTTGTGGAGCAAATTATCGAAAATCACAGCCAGAAAAAACATACTGCTTCCACATCATCTAGCAAACAACCAGTTACTAGCAATCGCTAA